The DNA sequence CATAGCGAAGTGTCGGGTATTGAAGATGATCCCCTCGTCGTCGTGGCGAACGACGTAAGAATCGAGTGCGACTACGTCGTGATCGCGACGCACGTGCCTCTCACCGGGAAAGGCGGCCTGCTCAAGGCTTCGCTTTTGCAAACGAAGCTGGCCGGCCAGACGTCGTATGTTGTCAGTGGCCTGCTGCCGGCGGGCCTGGAACCTGATCTCAGTCTTTGGGACACCAGCGATCCCTACTACTATCTGCGCATTGATGCGGGGCAGCAGTATGATCGGGTGATTTTTGGCGGCAACGATCACAAAACGGGCCAGGAAGCCGACACGGAATCGCGATACCGGCAACTCGAAGCGATGCTGCTGCAAGTCTTGCCAAAGACGAAACTCGATCATCGTTGGTCCGGGCAAGTCATCGCGACTCCAGATGGGTTGCCCTTCATCGGCGAGTCGTCCCCGCGGCAGTTTGTCGCTGCCGGGTTCAATGGCAATGGCATCACCTTTGGCACGCTGGCGGGAATGATGGCCCGCGACGCCATGCTGAGCCGCGCAAACCCCTGGCAGGACCTGTTCTCCGTCGAACGAAAGATGGTGCCCAAGGGCGCCTGGGACTACATCAAGGAGAATCTCGACTTCCCGTATTACCTGGTCGCAGACCGACTCGCTCGACCGGCGAAAACGGAAGCCGCCGACGTCAAGCCCGGTGAGGGACAAATCGCAAAAATCGACGGGAAGCGAATCGCCTGCTCGCGCGACGAGAAAGGTACGTTGCACCTTGTCTCGGCGATCTGCACGCACCTGGGCTGCGTCGTTCGCTGGAACCCCGCCGAGCGGTCATGGGACTGTCCGTGCCACGGTTCTCGGTTCCGGCCGGACGGCAAAGTCTTGGCCGGGCCGGCAGAATCTCCGTTGCAGCCGGTCGAAGGGCCGGAGAGCGTGCGTTCGGGCGACCATTAAAACACGGCCCTGCCATGCGAAAGCCAAGCAGACGTAAGCAGCCGGCGCTATGGCTGCTCGTACGGCAGCCGACGACCATAGACCTTCTCCGTGAACCTGGCCCAGGCGTCTTCCATGCTCAGGCCAGGAAACTTCATCGCTTCGGTGTCGGTCTCGCCCAATTTCAGACGCCCTGCTTCCCAGAGATGGCGGACCGCCTGGGCCGAAAAGCCGAGCAGCCGGGCGCCCACAACATCGGCCGCCACGGGATCGCGGCTGGCAATGACCAGCCCCGTTTCGACGCAATGGCCGAGCAGCGGTCCGGTGCCGATCATTGCCGGGTGACCCACGGTCACCGCCAGCGCAATCGGAAACCGCTTGGCCATCGAGGCGATAAACGTGTGCATGTCGTCGAAGAAACCGTGCTTGTGCTTTTGCTTGGAGCGAGGGTGCCCGTAATAGTCGGCGGCCGGGTACGACATCGCAATGTTTTTCAGGGCCAGCGTTACGGTCGCAGTTTCGTGCAACTTTAACTGGTTCACCGCCACGAGCGTCTCGTACTCCAAAACGCGCGGATTGACCGTCACCTTTTGTTGTGGTCCCTGCACTTCCGGCTCAGCCGCCGACTCAAGCTGAACCTCGATGAAGGGGGGCCGGTTGTGATCGAAGAAGATCGCGCCCTCTTCTTCGACGACTTTCATCAGCCCGGCGAGTTTGAAGACCTCATCCGTTTCTGCGCTCCCGGCGCCGCCGGTGACGACCAGCTCCCTTGGACCAAACTTCTTCAGGTGCCGGATCACGGCCCGAAGCGTATCGGGCTGAGTGACGCCGGTCGTATCGTCTTTCGACGCCCAGGTATCATTCGGCTTGACCGCGACGAGCTTGCCTCGCACGATTGCCTCGAGTTCGAGATGATCCAGCGCCTCGCGAACGGCCCGGCCGATATCGACGTTTTGAGCAATTGCGACGGTGGCCATGAGTTTTGTTCTCCGTGGACGTCCAAAGGGCATTCTGGTCAAGCGCCGACGCCCCCTGACGCTCTTGAAGGCAAGTGGTCAATATCCCTGATGAATCCGATCGAGCAGCGGCTGGGTTGTTGCGGACGCCAGCAACTGCAATGCCGAAACCGCCGACAAACTCCTCTGGCAGGCAAAATGCGGCGAAGATCGTAACGGATCGCTCTCCGCCGGCAGAAGTCGCGGTCTCAAATTGACCACGGCGGCGCGTGGCAGGGCGACGGCATCCGCAGGACAAGCGGCAGTTCCACATGGGCGCGGAAATCTAACGCGACAACAGTGGCCCGCGGATGCCCGCAGCAAAAAATACTACGAGTGTGGCCGCACCAACCGAAGTCGCAACTGGCGGACGCCCTCGCCCGCGATAGCCACGATGGCGACGCCCGTGCAGATGATTCCCGCTTCCTTCAAGGTGGCTTGCATTCCGCCCAGCGCGATCAAGAGGGTAGTCGCCGACGCCGGGGGATGCGAGGCGCGCAGCAGCGACGTTCCCAACATCGTGATCAATACTGCGAGCAGCGCCGCCTCGAGTCGCACCGTCGGCAAAGTATGGCTGGAAAGTACCGAGGGAGCTGCGCTGGCGTCGAAGACGGCCACGGCGGCGAACGCCGACAACAGGCCCAGCAGGTGCCCGACGACCACATTGTAAAAACGCGCGCTCGGCAAGTGAGGAGCTTCGGCTTGCAGGAAAGCGGTCGGACCAAGGCTCGGAAACAGCCAGGGTTGGCCGATCACATAGCCAAGCAGGCCGGGAATCGCCAGCAGAAACGTGACGGTCAACGGCGCCCAGACGGCATCGGGCACCGCCACGCGTTTATCACTCGTACTCCTTGCACGAGGCTTGTCGCCGGTGCGGTTTTGGAAAACATCGGTTCGGCTCACGTTGGCACCTCGTCCGCGGAATTGCTCACCGCCACGCGTTTTTACTCCGGCCAGTTGACGCAAGAGGGATGCCATATTCGCTCCCGCAATACGACAATTCACGGAACAATACTTGCTTGCGCCCCAGCCTGGCTTCCAGGGGCCACTCTGCCGCGGCGCCCAGACCATCAAGTCCAAGCGAAACGGTGGCTGAACCGCAAGCATCGACGACCAATTAATGGTTCTGCGGGACGATGCCAGGTGACACTCGAGTTCGAACCCTGCCAAAGCGAAAGACAATACGAT is a window from the Pirellulales bacterium genome containing:
- a CDS encoding FAD-dependent oxidoreductase, whose translation is MTTTFIGKSTPIWDDVQIESFQRLTQPGRFDAVVVGGGMTGLSAAYFLKRAGQCVCVLERDSLAGGDTSHTTAHLTCVTDERLTKLVRFVGRDRAALTWYAGTSALDLIEQVVTENALDCDFRRTPGFLCSAIDGKDDERDQLKDEAELARELGFDLDYVDDVPAIHKPGIRIRDQGKFHPKAYLAGLARLVQGDGSVIHEHSEVSGIEDDPLVVVANDVRIECDYVVIATHVPLTGKGGLLKASLLQTKLAGQTSYVVSGLLPAGLEPDLSLWDTSDPYYYLRIDAGQQYDRVIFGGNDHKTGQEADTESRYRQLEAMLLQVLPKTKLDHRWSGQVIATPDGLPFIGESSPRQFVAAGFNGNGITFGTLAGMMARDAMLSRANPWQDLFSVERKMVPKGAWDYIKENLDFPYYLVADRLARPAKTEAADVKPGEGQIAKIDGKRIACSRDEKGTLHLVSAICTHLGCVVRWNPAERSWDCPCHGSRFRPDGKVLAGPAESPLQPVEGPESVRSGDH
- a CDS encoding HPP family protein, whose amino-acid sequence is MSRTDVFQNRTGDKPRARSTSDKRVAVPDAVWAPLTVTFLLAIPGLLGYVIGQPWLFPSLGPTAFLQAEAPHLPSARFYNVVVGHLLGLLSAFAAVAVFDASAAPSVLSSHTLPTVRLEAALLAVLITMLGTSLLRASHPPASATTLLIALGGMQATLKEAGIICTGVAIVAIAGEGVRQLRLRLVRPHS
- a CDS encoding DUF362 domain-containing protein, with amino-acid sequence MATVAIAQNVDIGRAVREALDHLELEAIVRGKLVAVKPNDTWASKDDTTGVTQPDTLRAVIRHLKKFGPRELVVTGGAGSAETDEVFKLAGLMKVVEEEGAIFFDHNRPPFIEVQLESAAEPEVQGPQQKVTVNPRVLEYETLVAVNQLKLHETATVTLALKNIAMSYPAADYYGHPRSKQKHKHGFFDDMHTFIASMAKRFPIALAVTVGHPAMIGTGPLLGHCVETGLVIASRDPVAADVVGARLLGFSAQAVRHLWEAGRLKLGETDTEAMKFPGLSMEDAWARFTEKVYGRRLPYEQP